Proteins encoded in a region of the Populus nigra chromosome 3, ddPopNigr1.1, whole genome shotgun sequence genome:
- the LOC133687984 gene encoding carboxyl-terminal-processing peptidase 3, chloroplastic isoform X2, with protein MESLFLNLEFSPISTKSPKPTSFLLSSPRFSSLKSRVITKKWSVSVPCVCSSSPSVKKTESKLHSNGQDFIKSVGKGVIGFAAAATTLASVCYDAPAFAESLTVAFPVSRAPEVNTVQRTLVEAWGLIRETFVDPTFNHQDWDLKLQQTMVEMFPLNSADVAYTKISGMLSTLGDPFTRIISPKEYQSFRIGSDGNLQGVGIFINIEPRTGHLVVLSCVKGSPAARAGIHEGDELIEINGERLDGVTSEAAAQKLRGTAGTSVKVKVHSDMESSRDAGIRESAAIDMANTILDMETQGVHSYILDLRNNPGGLVKAGLDVAQIWLDGDETLVNTIDRDGNMLPINMVDGHAITHDPLVVLVNEGSASASEILAGALHDNGRAILVGHKTFGKGKIQSVTELHDGSALFVTVAKYLSPALHDIDQVGIMPDVQCTTDMLNSPRDSLLKNESSTSSLEADSCILVAEHELDIQESGGTAS; from the exons ATGGAATCTCTGTTTCTAAATCTTGAATTCTCACCAATCTCAACAAAATCTCCAAAACCCACATCCTTTTTACTCTCTTCACCTCGATTCTCGAGCTTAAAATCACGCGTTATAACCAAAAAATGGAGTGTGTCCGTGCCTTGTGTTTGTTCATCGTCTCCATCGGTGAAAAAAAcagagtccaaattacattccaacggtcaagattttatcaaatCTGTCGGAAAAGGTGTGATTGGCTTTGCCGCCGCCGCTACAACTTTGGCTTCGGTTTGTTATGATGCTCCAGCTTTTGCAGAGTCTCTAACGGTCGCTTTTCCTGTTTCCCGCGCTCCCGAg GTGAATACAGTGCAAAGAACACTTGTGGAGGCATGGGGTTTGATTAGAGAAACATTTGTAGACCCAACATTTAATCATCAAG ATTGGGACCTAAAGTTGCAACAAACAATGGTGGAGATGTTTCCTCTAAATTCAGCGGATGTGGCATATACAAAAATTAGTGGGATGCTTTCTACTCTCGGGGATCCTTTTACTCGGATTATCAGTCCAAAG GAGTACCAAAGTTTTAGAATTGGTAGTGATGGAAATTTGCAAGGAGTTGGGATCTTCATAAACATTGAACCAAGGACAGGCCATTTG GTTGTTTTGTCTTGTGTAAAGGGTAGCCCAGCTGCTCGTGCTGGTATACATGAAGGAGATGAATTGATTGAGATTAACG GGGAGAGGCTTGATGGTGTTACTAGTGAAGCTGCAGCACAGAAGCTTAGAGGGACTGCTGGAACATCTGTCAAAGTAAAAGTCCACAGT GACATGGAGTCAAGTAGGGATGCCGGTATCAGAGAG AGTGCTGCAATTGACATGGCAAATACAATACTGGACATGGAAACTCAGGGTGTACATTCATACATACTGGATCTACGAAACAATCCA GGGGGGCTGGTAAAAGCTGGACTTGATGTTGCACAAATTTGGCTGGACGGAGATGAGACTCTTGTGAACACAATTGATAGAGATGGAAATATGCTGCCCATTAACATGGTCGATGGACATGCCATAACACATGATCCACTTGTTGTGCTT GTCAATGAGGGAAGTGCAAGCGCAAGTGAGATCCTAGCTGGAGCACTGCATGACAATGGGCGAGCTATCCTTGTGGGACACAAAACCTTTGGCAAAGGAAAAATTCAG AGTGTCACAGAGTTGCATGATGGATCGGCTCTATTTGTCACGGTTGCAAAGTATCTATCGCCTGCACTTCATGACATAGATCAAGTTGGGATAATGCCTGATGTGCAGTGTACCACAGACATGCTCAACTCACCCAGGGATTCATTATTGAAGAACGAGAGCTCAACTTCATCTCTTGAAGCAGATTCTTGTATCCTGGTGGCAGAGCATGAATTGGACATTCAAGAGTCCGGAGGGACTGCATCTTGA
- the LOC133687984 gene encoding carboxyl-terminal-processing peptidase 3, chloroplastic isoform X1, with amino-acid sequence MESLFLNLEFSPISTKSPKPTSFLLSSPRFSSLKSRVITKKWSVSVPCVCSSSPSVKKTESKLHSNGQDFIKSVGKGVIGFAAAATTLASVCYDAPAFAESLTVAFPVSRAPEVNTVQRTLVEAWGLIRETFVDPTFNHQDWDLKLQQTMVEMFPLNSADVAYTKISGMLSTLGDPFTRIISPKEYQSFRIGSDGNLQGVGIFINIEPRTGHLVVLSCVKGSPAARAGIHEGDELIEINGERLDGVTSEAAAQKLRGTAGTSVKVKVHSDMESSRDAGIREVNLPREYITLSPISSTIIPHKTPDGHLTKTGYVKLSAFSQSAAIDMANTILDMETQGVHSYILDLRNNPGGLVKAGLDVAQIWLDGDETLVNTIDRDGNMLPINMVDGHAITHDPLVVLVNEGSASASEILAGALHDNGRAILVGHKTFGKGKIQSVTELHDGSALFVTVAKYLSPALHDIDQVGIMPDVQCTTDMLNSPRDSLLKNESSTSSLEADSCILVAEHELDIQESGGTAS; translated from the exons ATGGAATCTCTGTTTCTAAATCTTGAATTCTCACCAATCTCAACAAAATCTCCAAAACCCACATCCTTTTTACTCTCTTCACCTCGATTCTCGAGCTTAAAATCACGCGTTATAACCAAAAAATGGAGTGTGTCCGTGCCTTGTGTTTGTTCATCGTCTCCATCGGTGAAAAAAAcagagtccaaattacattccaacggtcaagattttatcaaatCTGTCGGAAAAGGTGTGATTGGCTTTGCCGCCGCCGCTACAACTTTGGCTTCGGTTTGTTATGATGCTCCAGCTTTTGCAGAGTCTCTAACGGTCGCTTTTCCTGTTTCCCGCGCTCCCGAg GTGAATACAGTGCAAAGAACACTTGTGGAGGCATGGGGTTTGATTAGAGAAACATTTGTAGACCCAACATTTAATCATCAAG ATTGGGACCTAAAGTTGCAACAAACAATGGTGGAGATGTTTCCTCTAAATTCAGCGGATGTGGCATATACAAAAATTAGTGGGATGCTTTCTACTCTCGGGGATCCTTTTACTCGGATTATCAGTCCAAAG GAGTACCAAAGTTTTAGAATTGGTAGTGATGGAAATTTGCAAGGAGTTGGGATCTTCATAAACATTGAACCAAGGACAGGCCATTTG GTTGTTTTGTCTTGTGTAAAGGGTAGCCCAGCTGCTCGTGCTGGTATACATGAAGGAGATGAATTGATTGAGATTAACG GGGAGAGGCTTGATGGTGTTACTAGTGAAGCTGCAGCACAGAAGCTTAGAGGGACTGCTGGAACATCTGTCAAAGTAAAAGTCCACAGT GACATGGAGTCAAGTAGGGATGCCGGTATCAGAGAG GTCAATCTACCTCGTGAGTACATTACGCTGTCCCCGATATCTAGCACTATCATCCCCCATAAAACCCCGGATGGCCATCTAACAAAGACTGGTTATGTGAAGCTGTCAGCCTTTTCTCAA AGTGCTGCAATTGACATGGCAAATACAATACTGGACATGGAAACTCAGGGTGTACATTCATACATACTGGATCTACGAAACAATCCA GGGGGGCTGGTAAAAGCTGGACTTGATGTTGCACAAATTTGGCTGGACGGAGATGAGACTCTTGTGAACACAATTGATAGAGATGGAAATATGCTGCCCATTAACATGGTCGATGGACATGCCATAACACATGATCCACTTGTTGTGCTT GTCAATGAGGGAAGTGCAAGCGCAAGTGAGATCCTAGCTGGAGCACTGCATGACAATGGGCGAGCTATCCTTGTGGGACACAAAACCTTTGGCAAAGGAAAAATTCAG AGTGTCACAGAGTTGCATGATGGATCGGCTCTATTTGTCACGGTTGCAAAGTATCTATCGCCTGCACTTCATGACATAGATCAAGTTGGGATAATGCCTGATGTGCAGTGTACCACAGACATGCTCAACTCACCCAGGGATTCATTATTGAAGAACGAGAGCTCAACTTCATCTCTTGAAGCAGATTCTTGTATCCTGGTGGCAGAGCATGAATTGGACATTCAAGAGTCCGGAGGGACTGCATCTTGA
- the LOC133690381 gene encoding UDP-glycosyltransferase 75C1-like, producing MGVMGVQPHILLVTFPAQGHINPALQFAKRLVAIGAHVTFSTSMGAERRMSKTGTYPKGLSFAAFDDGSEHGFRPSDDIDHYFTELRLVGSKSLAELIAASSKNGRPFTCVVYSNLVPWVAKVARELNLPSTLLWNQSPALLDIFYYYFNGYGDTIRENINDPTFSLKLPGLPPLGSRDLPSFLNPRNTHAFAIPVNREHIEVLDEETNPKVLVNTFDALECEALNSIGKFKLVGVGPLIPSAFLDGEDPTDTSFGGDLFQGSKDHIEWLNSKPESSVIYIAFGSISALSKPQKEEMARALLETGRPFLWVIRADRGEEKEEDKLSCKEELEKQGKIVPWCSQVEVLSHPSIGCFVTHCGWNSTFESLASGVPMVAFPQWTDQLTNAKMVEDVWKTGVRVTSSNKEGVVEGEEIERCLEVVMGCGERGNEMRKNAKEWKELARQSSKEGGSSYNNLKAFVDEIAGVATSLEI from the coding sequence ATGGGAGTCATGGGAGTACAGCCTCACATCCTCCTTGTCACATTCCCAGCTCAAGGTCACATAAATCCAGCCCTTCAATTTGCCAAACGTTTAGTAGCCATTGGTGCACATGTCACCTTTTCTACAAGCATGGGTGCCGAACGTCGGATGTCCAAAACAGGAACTTATCCTAAAGGCTTGTCTTTTGCTGCCTTCGATGATGGTTCCGAACATGGGTTCAGACCCAGTGATGATATCGACCACTACTTCACTGAGCTCAGGCTAGTTGGCTCAAAATCTCTGGCTGAACTTATTGCGGCAAGTTCCAAGAATGGCCGGCCATTTACGTGTGTAGTTTACTCCAATCTCGTACCATGGGTGGCAAAGGTGGCACGTGAACTAAACCTCCCTTCAACGCTTCTGTGGAACCAATCTCCTGCTCTTTTAGACATCTTCTACTACTACTTCAACGGCTATGGTGATACTATTAGGGAGAATATCAATGATCCAACGTTTTCGCTGAAATTACCCGGATTGCCTCCTCTTGGCAGCCGCGACTTACCCTCATTTTTAAATCCTAGAAATACACATGCTTTTGCAATCCCGGTAAATAGAGAGCATATAGAAGTCCTTGATGAAGAAACCAACCCAAAAGTTCTTGTCAACACATTTGATGCATTAGAGTGTGAGGCTTTGAACTCAATAGGCAAGTTTAAGTTGGTTGGTGTTGGCCCTCTGATTCCATCAGCCTttttggatggagaagatcCAACGGACACTTCTTTTGGTGGTGATCTTTTTCAAGGTTCAAAGGACCACATAGAATGGCTTAACTCGAAGCCTGAATCCTCTGTGATTTATATAGCATTTGGAAGCATATCCGCTCTGTCAAAGCCACAAAAGGAGGAAATGGCTCGTGCCTTGCTAGAAACTGGCCGTCCATTTTTGTGGGTCATAAGAGCAGATAGAGGAGAGGAGAAAGAGGAAGATAAGCTGAGTTGCAAGGAAGAGCTTGAAAAGCAAGGAAAGATAGTGCCGTGGTGCTCTCAAGTGGAGGTTTTGTCGCATCCATCAATAGGCTGTTTCGTTACACATTGTGGGTGGAACTCAACTTTTGAGAGCTTAGCTTCTGGGGTGCCAATGGTGGCTTTTCCACAGTGGACTGATCAATTGACGAATGCTAAGATGGTTGAAGATGTATGGAAGACGGGGGTGAGAGTCACGAGTTCTAACAAAGAAGGGGTAGTTGAAGGCGAGGAGATAGAGAGGTGCTTGGAGGTGGTCATGGGATGTGGAGAACGAGGAAATGAGATGAGAAAGAATGCCAAGGAATGGAAGGAATTGGCAAGACAAAGTTCTAAAGAAGGTGGCTCTTCTTACAATAATCTGAAGGCTTTTGTCGACGAGATTGCAGGAGTAGCTACGTCGTTAGAAATATGA